A window of the Salipiger sp. H15 genome harbors these coding sequences:
- a CDS encoding bifunctional rhamnulose-1-phosphate aldolase/short-chain dehydrogenase, translated as MLTRAKDRLQNLWDSGKAAGMSEPEKLLYRSNLLGSDKRITNYGGGNTSAKVMERDPLTGEAAEVLWVKGSGGDVGSMKLDGFSTLYMDKLRALKGVYRGLEFEDEMVGYLPHCTFNLNPRAASIDTPLHAYVPRAHVDHMHADAIIAIAASTESKALTREIFGSRIGWLPWKRPGYELGLWLEKFCLENPEADGVVLESHGLFTWGDTAESCYATTIEIINEAIAWLEAKTEGKPAFGGAKLQSLAPEGRREVAAALMPAIRGMVSGNQHMVGHFDDQDAVLDFVNSHALETLAPMGTSCPDHFLRTKIAPLVVDFDPNTADLEATLASLPAQIEAYRDSYAAYYARCKRPDSPALRDPNAVVYLVPGVGMITFAKDKATARISGEFYVNAINVMRGASAVSEYQGLPEQEAFDIEYWLLEEAKLQRMPKPKSLAGRVALVTGGGGGIGAATAERLLREGACVVLADIDLAAAEKVGERLASVYFGDVVRAVAVDVTREEAVARAYAETAVEFGGVDILVSNAGIASSAPVEETSLALWSRNMDILSTGYFLVSREAFGLLRKQGLGGSIVFIGSKNGLAASPNASAYCTAKASELHLARCLALEGAELGIRVNVVNPDAVLRGSRIWEGEWLDQRASTYGTDKAGLEEMYRNRSMLKRSVLPEDIAEAAYFLASDLSAKSTGNILNVDAGNKEAFTR; from the coding sequence ATGCTGACACGGGCCAAGGACCGCCTGCAAAATCTGTGGGATAGCGGCAAGGCCGCGGGGATGAGCGAGCCGGAGAAGCTGCTCTACCGGTCCAACCTTCTGGGGTCGGACAAGCGAATCACCAACTACGGCGGCGGCAACACTTCGGCCAAGGTCATGGAGCGCGATCCGCTCACCGGCGAGGCCGCCGAGGTGCTCTGGGTCAAGGGTTCGGGCGGCGACGTCGGCTCGATGAAGCTGGACGGGTTTTCGACCCTCTACATGGACAAGCTGCGCGCGCTGAAGGGTGTCTATCGCGGGCTGGAGTTCGAGGACGAGATGGTCGGCTACCTGCCGCACTGCACCTTCAACCTGAACCCGCGCGCCGCCTCCATCGACACGCCGCTGCACGCCTACGTCCCCCGCGCCCATGTCGACCACATGCACGCCGACGCGATCATCGCCATCGCCGCCTCGACCGAATCCAAGGCTCTGACACGGGAGATATTCGGCAGCCGCATTGGTTGGCTGCCCTGGAAGCGGCCCGGCTATGAACTGGGTCTCTGGCTCGAGAAATTCTGCCTCGAGAACCCCGAGGCCGACGGCGTCGTGCTCGAAAGCCACGGTCTCTTCACCTGGGGCGACACCGCCGAGAGCTGCTATGCCACCACCATCGAGATCATCAACGAGGCCATCGCCTGGCTCGAGGCGAAGACCGAGGGCAAGCCGGCCTTTGGCGGCGCCAAGCTGCAGAGCCTCGCCCCCGAGGGGCGGCGAGAGGTGGCGGCGGCGCTGATGCCGGCGATCCGCGGCATGGTCTCGGGCAACCAGCACATGGTCGGCCACTTCGACGACCAGGACGCGGTGCTCGACTTCGTGAACTCCCACGCGCTCGAGACGCTCGCGCCCATGGGCACCTCCTGCCCGGACCATTTCCTGCGCACCAAGATCGCGCCGCTGGTTGTCGATTTCGACCCGAACACGGCGGATCTCGAGGCCACGCTTGCGAGCCTCCCGGCGCAGATCGAGGCCTACCGCGACAGCTACGCCGCCTATTACGCGCGCTGCAAGCGACCCGACTCCCCTGCCCTGCGCGATCCTAACGCGGTGGTTTACCTCGTTCCCGGCGTCGGCATGATCACCTTTGCCAAGGACAAGGCCACCGCGCGCATCTCGGGAGAGTTCTACGTCAACGCGATCAACGTCATGCGCGGCGCCTCGGCGGTCAGCGAGTACCAGGGCCTGCCCGAGCAGGAAGCCTTCGACATCGAGTACTGGCTGCTCGAGGAGGCCAAGCTCCAGCGCATGCCCAAGCCCAAGTCGCTGGCCGGGCGCGTCGCGCTGGTCACCGGCGGCGGCGGCGGCATCGGCGCAGCGACGGCCGAGCGCCTGCTGCGCGAAGGCGCCTGCGTGGTGCTCGCCGACATCGACCTTGCCGCGGCCGAGAAGGTCGGCGAACGGCTCGCAAGTGTCTATTTTGGGGATGTCGTGCGTGCCGTCGCCGTGGACGTGACCCGCGAAGAGGCCGTCGCGCGGGCCTATGCAGAGACCGCGGTGGAGTTCGGCGGGGTCGACATCCTCGTGTCGAACGCGGGCATCGCCTCCTCTGCGCCGGTCGAGGAGACGTCGCTGGCGCTCTGGAGCCGCAACATGGACATCCTGTCGACCGGCTACTTCCTGGTCTCGCGCGAGGCTTTCGGCCTGCTGCGAAAGCAGGGGCTCGGCGGCTCGATCGTCTTCATAGGGTCGAAAAACGGCCTCGCGGCCTCGCCCAACGCCTCCGCCTACTGCACCGCCAAGGCCTCCGAGCTGCACCTCGCCCGCTGCCTCGCGCTGGAAGGCGCCGAGCTCGGCATCCGGGTCAACGTGGTGAACCCCGACGCGGTGCTGCGCGGCTCGCGCATCTGGGAAGGCGAATGGCTCGACCAGCGCGCCTCGACCTACGGCACCGACAAGGCGGGGCTCGAGGAGATGTACCGCAACCGCTCGATGCTGAAGCGCTCGGTGCTGCCCGAGGACATCGCCGAGGCGGCCTATTTCCTTGCCTCGGATCTCTCGGCCAAGTCCACCGGCAACATCCTCAACGTCGATGCGGGCAACAAGGAAGCCTTCACGCGATAA